A DNA window from Mytilus edulis chromosome 14, xbMytEdul2.2, whole genome shotgun sequence contains the following coding sequences:
- the LOC139503636 gene encoding uncharacterized protein: MLLYRLLRGGEYVSGGIVARNPQSTVSIIDHIASKQGNSWWAGTRYISTCHSLEAVMSFAINNMTTDSSDVNVHIAEIDTSTLPSEVEVIDLSSREKRRAYLQKEGIKNTENTKFRRFEDIAETSKEVTIASFIPPQCIKLISKTITSHLLFRLLRDEEVSLILNGDSITAKSLLSETSVVDHVTSGLQSNPSKYISTCTTVDIVKEFASNLVKSNKTKTSKTFHIAKINVNKLIPTQFEIIDLSSDETRRKQINKEHDELKIVNFHKVCKKYKVVLLVGHVPSRCIDILKLTYNPAKDDWSE; this comes from the coding sequence ATGTTGTTATACAGACTCCTCCGCGGTGGTGAGTACGTATCTGGTGGAATAGTCGCCAGGAATCCACAGTCTACAGTTTCAATAATCGATCATATAGCCTCTAAACAGGGTAACAGCTGGTGGGCAGGAACGAGGTATATCTCTACATGTCATAGTTTAGAGGCCGTGATGTCGTTTGCTATAAACAATATGACAACTGACTCGTCTGATGTGAACGTACACATAGCAGAAATCGATACGAGTACTTTACCTTCGGAAGTGGAAGTTATTGATTTGTCGTCAAGAGAAAAGAGACGCGCGTATTTGCAAAAGGAAGGCATAAAAAATACGGAAAATACAAAATTCCGAAGATTTGAGGATATCGCTGAAACGTCAAAAGAAGTCACAATAGCCAGCTTTATACCACCACAGTGTATAAAGCTGATAAGTAAAACAATCACTTCTCATTTACTGTTTAGACTGTTAAGAGACGAAGAAGTCAGTCTTATTCTAAACGGAGATTCGATAACAGCAAAATCGCTTCTTTCAGAAACATCCGTTGTTGATCACGTGACCAGCGGCCTCCAATCGAATCCTTCAAAGTACATATCTACTTGTACGACAGTCGATATTGTAAAGGAATTTGCTTCAAATCTTGTGAAATCAAATAAAACGAAGACATCAAAAACTTTTCACATAGCTAAGATTAATGTAAACAAACTGATTCCAACACAGTTTGAAATCATTGACTTGTCTTCAGATGAAACCAGacgaaaacaaataaataaagaacACGATGAATTGAAGATTGTCAATTTTCACAAAGTCTGCAAGAAATATAAGGTTGTATTATTAGTGGGTCACGTGCCTAGTCGTTGTATTGACATTTTGAAATTGACTTATAATCCTGCGAAGGACGATTGGTCtgaataa